A region of the Synergistes jonesii genome:
GGTACGAGCGGCCGGCTTACTTTATCGACGACATCCAAATCGCAGCAGCCGTCCGCTATCGAGACGTTCCTGCGGTCCGATTTTATAAAGTCTGTGGGGAAGCAGCGCTTCAGGAGGTATAAGGCGTTGCGGAAGTTGTTGTAGGCGGAATTTTCGTCCTTGGCGCCCCAGAACGTCGAGGCAAGCCTTTCTCTACTGACGCGCCCCTCCACGGCGAGGTAATAAACGATGCCCTCGGCCTTCTTCAGCGGCAGCCGCAGGGGCCTGTCGTCGATCTCAATGGACGGCGTGCCGATTACCTTGATCTTTACACTCATTTATCCTCCTCACACGCGCACCTCGCTGAGGGAACAAGCGGATAGAGACCTCCGGCCGGCGGACGCCTCTGCCCGCGCGCTCCTCAGCCATTATTATAAACTACCTTCTAAACCGCTTTACGTCGGTCTTTATTTCAGTTCTCCCACCGCGGCTTCCGCAGCCTCCACCAGTGTGCCGTCGGCTATGAGCTGCGCGGCCGCCTTCTGATCTTTATAGAGGATGCGATCCTCCTCCATGAAGTCCACTACGGCTCGGATCACGTCATACGCCGCCTGTGTGCCGGCGCCGAGGCGCCTCTTCTCCTGCAGATCCAGCGCCTGCGCCGCGCAGATGAGCTCAATGCCCAGCACCGCCCTCACGTTTTCGAGTATCTGCGCCGCTTTACGCGCGCCTATGGTACCCATGCTGACGTGGTCCTCCTGCCCGGCGGAGGTCGGAATAGAATCGACGCTCGACGGATGGGCAAGCACCTTGTTCTCGGATACGAGCGCGGCCGCTGCATACTGCGGGACCATGAAGCCGCAGTTGATTCCGCCGTGCTTGACTAAAAACGCCGGGAGGCCGTGGTTGAGCGCAGGGTCGATCAGCTTCGCGATGCGCCGCTCGGAGACATTGGCGAACTCGCAGAGGGCGACGGAGAGCGTGTCGGAGGCTATCGCCATCGGCTCTCCGTGGAAATTTCCTCCCGAGAAAACGTCGCCCGTATCGACGAAGACTATGGGATTGTCGGTCACGGCGTTCATCTCGTTCTCGGCCACCGAAGCCACGTAATCTATCGCGAGGCGGCTTGCGCCGTGTATCTGCGGGATGCAGCGCAGAGAGTAAGAATCCTGCATGCGGAGTTCGCCCTGCGAGGTGACGTAGCCGCTGCCGGCGAGCAGGCGGCGCATATTCTCCGCGACGTCCCGCTGTCCGGAATGCCTGCGGACCTCATGTATGCGCGGGTCGTAGGCGTTTTTGATGCCGCGCAGAGATTCGACGGTCAGCGCGCCGACGATGTCCGCGGCCTTTTTGAGCATCTGCGCGTCGGCAAGGGCATGAGCGGCGACCGAAGTCATACACTGCGTGCCGTTGATTAGGGCGAGCCCCTCCTTCGCTTTGAGTTCGATCGTGGGAATGCCGGCTTTCGCCATGGCTTCGGTGCCCTCCATCACACGGCCGCCGAACTCCGCTTCGCCGAGGCCGATCATCGGCAGCACCATGTGCGCAAGCGGGCAGAGATCGCCGCTTGCGCCGACGGAGCCTTTCTGCGGAATCACAGGGTGGAGGCCTCTGTTCAGCATCATAATCATCGTCTCGACGACCACGGGGCGCACGCCGGAAAATCCGTTGAGCAGAGAATTCGCGCGCATCGCAAGCATCCCGCGCACGATATCCGCAGCGAACGGGTCGCCCACCCCGACCGCGTCCGCGAGTATCAGCTTTATCTGCAGGAGGTTTATCTCCTCTTCCGGAATGGCGACGTCGGAAAATTTACCGAAACCGGTGTTGATGCCATACATCGGTCTGCCGCCGGCGACAAGCTCCTCCACGAGCGCGCGGGAGCGCTTTACCTCCTCCATCGCCGCGGGACAGGCCTTGACGCGAGCGCCTTCTCTCGTGATCCGCATGAGAGCGTCGACGGTCAGGCTCTTGCCGTTCAACAATATATCGTTCACAAAAACCGCTCCTTTTCGTCTTTTTCGCCTCCCCGCGAAGCAGACGACGTCTTCATACGACCGCCGAGTACAACGATTCCGCCGTGGTACGCGGCGTACAACACAAAGGCTGCTAAGCAATGTTATCATTTTATTATAGTTACATCAAATTTACATCAAATGGGATTTATTTTTTTTATTGCAATTTGATAAATAAATAATAAATAAAGGATATACTTTACCCATAAAATTTCCGCCTCCCCGTGAACTGCCTAAGCTGCAGTTAGTTTTTTTGTACCTTTTACTCAAAAAATATTCTTCGGAGGTAGCAGAAATGTTATTATTGAATCCTGTGGTAATTTCGGTAATCGTCATGATAGGGCTCTGCCTTGTCAACCTTAATATTGTGCTCGCGCTGCTCTTTGCGGCGATAGCCGGCGGGTTGGCCGCCGGGATGTCCATCCCTGATACGATGGGCGTACTCATCAACGGCATGGGGGGAAATTCCGAAATGGCGCTCGCCTACTTCCTGCTGGGGTCGTTCGCCGTCGCGATAAACAAGACGGGGCTCGCGTCCGTCGCGTGCAAAAAGATAGCCGGCCTCGTCGGCGAACGCAAAATGCTGCTTATGTTCCTGCTGGCCTTCATCGCCTGCATCTCAGGAACGGTGGTGCCCGTCCACATCGCCTTCATCCCGATACTGATTCCCCCGCTGCTCTTCCTTTTCAACAGATTGAAAGCGGACCGCCGGCAGGCCGCCTGCGCCCTCGCCTTCGGGCTCAAGTGCCCATATATCACGCTGCCCATCGGATACGGCCTTATATTCCAGGGGATAATCGCAGCTGAGATGGGGCGCAACGGCGTAGAAATAGCAAAGGGCTCCGTCCCAGCCTTCACCTGGATAATAGGTATAGGCATGATAATAGGACTGCTCATCGCCCTCTTCGTCTCCTACAACAGGCCGAGAAACTATGAGGATAGACCCATAATAGGCGGCACTAACGAAGATATTCCCGACGTATTCACAAAGACCCATTACCTGACGATGGTAGCCGTAGCCGCCGCCTTCGCCGCGCAGCTGTGGTCCGGCTCCATGCCGCTTGGCGCGCTTGTCGCGCTCACCGTCATGATAGTAACGGGAGTCTTGAAATTAAAGGACATCGACGACACCTTCCTCGGCGGCCTTGAGATCATGGGGCTCATCGCTTTCGTCATGCTTATTGCGGCGGGCTACGGCAACGTGCTCCGCGAGACGAAGTCAGTGGAACATCTCGTGAACGGCGTCGTGGGGATGGTCGGCGGCAGCAGATTCTGGGGGGCGCTTCTCATGCTTGCGGTCGGGCTGCTGGTTACGATGGGGATAGGCACGTCCTTCGGCACGGTGCCCGTCATTGCGGCTATATATTGTCCGCTGGCGATACAGCTCGGCTTCTCCGCTGGGGCGACTGCGTGCCTTATCGCGGCCGCCGGAGCTCTCGGCGACGCCGGCTCCCCAGCCTCGGATACGACGCTCGGCCCGACGGCTGGACTGAACGCGGACGGCCAGCACAATCACATCTGGGACACGTGCGTGCCGACGTTCATCCACTACAACATCCCCATATTCATCGCGGCGATGATCGGCGCGCTGATGATCTACTAAAAACACAGGCATCTCAAATAGAAGAGGCGAGGCGCCTTCAACAAAGGGCCTCGCCTTTATTTTTATCGCATGATGCAAAAAAACATCAAAAAAAATCTATAATCAACGATAATCCATACTTCGCAATTTGACAAATTAATTACGCTGACAGTCTAAGCTCATAAGCGTTACATAGCATACGGACATAAATAAGTAACGAAAGCAGGTAATAAATATGTATTTGACAAAAGAACAGCTCGGCATGCTACACGGCGAAGAAGGGGAAGCCGTCGCATATTCCATGCGCATTCAGGAGGGGTTGGGGCGCGTATTCGGCGCAAAGCGCATGGTCCCGATAACGCGCGCGCACGTAGCACTATCGGCGCAGGACGCGGATCTCTGGTTCGTCGAGAAGCTCGTGAACATGGGCGGCAGATGCAGGATAGCGCCGACGGTGAACCCCAGCATCGACATCGACTACCTGAACCGCCACCTGGCGGAAGTACCAGATACCGGCAAAGAAATCGTCTCAAAGACGAACGTCGCCTACAGAAAGATAGGGGCGCAGCTCACATTCGACTGTACCCCCTATCTGCAGCAAAACGTGCCGGCCTACGGCGAAGTCATCGCTTTCTCTGAGTCGAGCGCCACACCCTATGTGAATTCCGTCATCGGCGCACGCACAAACAGAGAATCTTCGCAGAGCGCCCTCTGCGCGGCCATCACCGGCCTCGTGCCGGAATACGGCCTCCTGCTCGACGAGAAGCGCAAAGCGGAAATATTCGTCGACGTAAGGGCCGACATAAAGGACGATTTTGACTATCAGCTGCTCGGATGGTGCTACCCTTTGATCTACAAAGGGCCTGAGGTCCCCGCCTTCGTCGGCATAGCGGAACGCGCGACGCCGGAAGGGTTCATGAACTTCGGCGCGCAGCTGAACACCTCTGGGGCGACCGGGCTCTATCACATAGTGGGAATCACTCCTGAGGCGCCCGATATCAAGCACGCCTTCGCAGGCAAAGAGCCGAAGAAAAAAGTCATCATAGAGCGCAGGGACCTTGACGCGGTGCGTGAGCGAATATGTGGGAAGCCGGGAAGGATAGATTTCGCGATGTTCGGCTGTCCGCACCTCTCCATACGTCAGGTGGCCGACATCGCGCGCATCTGCCGCGGCAGACGTTTCTCCGTCGACGTATGGGTGCTGACAAGCTCCCTCACGAAAGAGTTAGCGGCGCGTATGGGCTTTCTCGACATAATAAATCGCGCCGGCGGTCACATAGTCGCCGATACATGCATAGACGTGCCTCCGTGTTGGTGGCCATATTATGGCAAAAGCGCCGTAACAGATTCTCCCAAGTGCGCCTATTACAATGAAATAAGAAAAATCGACTTTAAGATCCGTCCGCTGGAACAGGCTGTCGAGGCGGCGCTGATAGGGGAGGTAAGGATATGAGCGTGAAAACATTCAAATGCGAAGCGATCGCCGTCGGCAAGGGAGAGGGGCCCGCACTCGTTTCGGACGAAGCTATATGCTTTTACCTCGTGGAACCCGACACTGGAACGATGATCGAACAAAGGCACGTTCTTGAGGGACGCTCGCTGGCGCATACGGCGCTCGTAGCGCACGCCGGAAAAGGCAGTTCGGTCGTACAGATGGACGGGCTCTTTAAAATCGCCATGAAAGGCAAGGCGCCGGCGGCAGTAATCCTGAGAAATCCAGATCCGGTATTCGTCTCCGCGCTCTTAGTAATGGAAATTCCATCCGTCTACAATGTGGACGAGGAATTCTATTCGTATGTGCGAGACGGCGATTCAGTAGTCGTAGACGCTGATGGCGGAACTATAACCGTCGAAAGGCGCTAATCTCAGATATTCGAAAGAGGGAAAGGAGGGATCGGAAAGAAGGTAACAGCATAATCTGAGCGACGGACGTATGCGCATTTTGCACTAACGATCAGCTTACTGACCTACTAAGAAGGAGAGAAATATTTATCATGAGAAAACTTATTGCTCTAACGGTGTTTATTGCAGTCATGGCGGCGGGCGCAGCGTCCGCCGCTCCGGAGTACACGATCAAGGTCGGCTCAATAGTATCCGAAACCCATGCCGACATGCTCGCTATGAATAAGATATTTAAGCCGCAGGTCGAGGAGCTCTCAAAGGGCAAGATCAAGGTGGAACTTTACCCCAACGCGCAGCTCGGCGGCGACCGCGAGCTCTGCGAGGGCGTGCAGATGGGAACGATTCAGATGGCCTTGCCTGCGAGCTCCGCCCTTGCCGGCTTCGACAAGAGAGTTCAAGTCCTTGACCTGCCCTATCTTTTTACCAGTAGAAAAACAGCGTTCGAAGCTCTTGACGGCATTCTCGGGAACAAACTGAATCAGTATCTGTTGTCCAAGGGCTTCGTCGTCCTCGGTTATCAGGAAAACGGCATGCGCCACGTGACCAACAGCAAGCGCCCCATCAAGAGCCCGGCGGACCTCAAGGGGCTGAAGATCCGCACGATGGAAAACCCGATGCACATCGCCTTCTTCAAAGAGCTGGGAGCCAACCCCACTCCGATGAGCTGGGGCGAGCTTTACACCGCTCTGCAGCAGGGCACGGTCGACGCGCAGGAGAACCCCTATGCGATGATAGTGGACGGTAAATTTTACGAGGTGCAGAAATACGTATCAGAGACGGGACATGTCTTCTCGGTGACGATGCTTATCGCCAATAAAAAATTCATGGACAAGCTTCCCCCCGACCTGCGCGAGATCATAGTAAAGGCCTCTCACGATTTCGCCGTCGAGCAGCGCAAAACAATAGCCGGGATGGAAAACGGCTTCAAAAACGAATGTATCAAAGCCGGAATGCAGGTCAACCCGCTCACGCCGGAAGAGAAAAAGCCCTTCGTAGAAGCCACGAAGAAAGTCTACGGGCAGTTTGAAAAAGACCTCGGCAAAGAAATCATGGACATAGCGAGAAAAGTCCAGAAATAACACTTTAGCGTCAGCGGCCTATATGCGCGTCCTCCGTCAGGGGGGCGCGCGTAAGGCGTTATGGGAGGTTCGTCTTATGACCGTTAAGAAATTCCTTGACAACTTTGAAGAATATTTTTGCGTGTGGACGATGGCAATAATGACCGTTCTCGTCTTTATCCAAGTCGTTATGAGATATATTTTCTCGAACTCCCTCTCGTGGAGCGAAGAGCTTGCGCGCTTTATCTTCCTCTGGCTCTCCTGGATAGGCGCGAGCTACGCGGTAAAGGAGCGCAGCCATTTCCGCGTCGAAATGTTCGCCAATATGATGAAGGGCGAAAAGCGCAGGATTTTTGAATACTTCATACTGATAATATGGTTCGCCTTCAGCTTCGTTCTGGCGTGGCTGGGCAGCGAGCTCGTCCTCTTCATCCACGAATCCGAGCAGGCGTCGGCCGCTATGGACATCCCCATGACGTGGCCCTACGCCTCAGTGCCGGTAGGCTGCGCGCTGATGTGCGTCCGCCTGATGATCGAAATGTACAAGATATATAAGGGAGCGCCTGTAGGCGCCGAAGCGAAGCGGCAGGAACTCGAGGAGATGGTATAAATGGAAGCGCTTATTCTTTTCTCTCTGCTCATCATAACGATAGGGCTCAGCATCCCCATCGGCATCACCCTCGGCCTCTCCACCGGCGTCGCTATGTGGCTCACGTCGGACATACCGATGACGATGCTCGCGCA
Encoded here:
- the hutH gene encoding histidine ammonia-lyase, with protein sequence MNDILLNGKSLTVDALMRITREGARVKACPAAMEEVKRSRALVEELVAGGRPMYGINTGFGKFSDVAIPEEEINLLQIKLILADAVGVGDPFAADIVRGMLAMRANSLLNGFSGVRPVVVETMIMMLNRGLHPVIPQKGSVGASGDLCPLAHMVLPMIGLGEAEFGGRVMEGTEAMAKAGIPTIELKAKEGLALINGTQCMTSVAAHALADAQMLKKAADIVGALTVESLRGIKNAYDPRIHEVRRHSGQRDVAENMRRLLAGSGYVTSQGELRMQDSYSLRCIPQIHGASRLAIDYVASVAENEMNAVTDNPIVFVDTGDVFSGGNFHGEPMAIASDTLSVALCEFANVSERRIAKLIDPALNHGLPAFLVKHGGINCGFMVPQYAAAALVSENKVLAHPSSVDSIPTSAGQEDHVSMGTIGARKAAQILENVRAVLGIELICAAQALDLQEKRRLGAGTQAAYDVIRAVVDFMEEDRILYKDQKAAAQLIADGTLVEAAEAAVGELK
- a CDS encoding aconitase X catalytic domain-containing protein translates to MYLTKEQLGMLHGEEGEAVAYSMRIQEGLGRVFGAKRMVPITRAHVALSAQDADLWFVEKLVNMGGRCRIAPTVNPSIDIDYLNRHLAEVPDTGKEIVSKTNVAYRKIGAQLTFDCTPYLQQNVPAYGEVIAFSESSATPYVNSVIGARTNRESSQSALCAAITGLVPEYGLLLDEKRKAEIFVDVRADIKDDFDYQLLGWCYPLIYKGPEVPAFVGIAERATPEGFMNFGAQLNTSGATGLYHIVGITPEAPDIKHAFAGKEPKKKVIIERRDLDAVRERICGKPGRIDFAMFGCPHLSIRQVADIARICRGRRFSVDVWVLTSSLTKELAARMGFLDIINRAGGHIVADTCIDVPPCWWPYYGKSAVTDSPKCAYYNEIRKIDFKIRPLEQAVEAALIGEVRI
- a CDS encoding Na+/H+ antiporter NhaC family protein; protein product: MLLLNPVVISVIVMIGLCLVNLNIVLALLFAAIAGGLAAGMSIPDTMGVLINGMGGNSEMALAYFLLGSFAVAINKTGLASVACKKIAGLVGERKMLLMFLLAFIACISGTVVPVHIAFIPILIPPLLFLFNRLKADRRQAACALAFGLKCPYITLPIGYGLIFQGIIAAEMGRNGVEIAKGSVPAFTWIIGIGMIIGLLIALFVSYNRPRNYEDRPIIGGTNEDIPDVFTKTHYLTMVAVAAAFAAQLWSGSMPLGALVALTVMIVTGVLKLKDIDDTFLGGLEIMGLIAFVMLIAAGYGNVLRETKSVEHLVNGVVGMVGGSRFWGALLMLAVGLLVTMGIGTSFGTVPVIAAIYCPLAIQLGFSAGATACLIAAAGALGDAGSPASDTTLGPTAGLNADGQHNHIWDTCVPTFIHYNIPIFIAAMIGALMIY
- a CDS encoding TRAP transporter small permease, which gives rise to MTVKKFLDNFEEYFCVWTMAIMTVLVFIQVVMRYIFSNSLSWSEELARFIFLWLSWIGASYAVKERSHFRVEMFANMMKGEKRRIFEYFILIIWFAFSFVLAWLGSELVLFIHESEQASAAMDIPMTWPYASVPVGCALMCVRLMIEMYKIYKGAPVGAEAKRQELEEMV
- a CDS encoding TRAP transporter substrate-binding protein, with translation MRKLIALTVFIAVMAAGAASAAPEYTIKVGSIVSETHADMLAMNKIFKPQVEELSKGKIKVELYPNAQLGGDRELCEGVQMGTIQMALPASSALAGFDKRVQVLDLPYLFTSRKTAFEALDGILGNKLNQYLLSKGFVVLGYQENGMRHVTNSKRPIKSPADLKGLKIRTMENPMHIAFFKELGANPTPMSWGELYTALQQGTVDAQENPYAMIVDGKFYEVQKYVSETGHVFSVTMLIANKKFMDKLPPDLREIIVKASHDFAVEQRKTIAGMENGFKNECIKAGMQVNPLTPEEKKPFVEATKKVYGQFEKDLGKEIMDIARKVQK
- a CDS encoding aconitase X swivel domain-containing protein, yielding MSVKTFKCEAIAVGKGEGPALVSDEAICFYLVEPDTGTMIEQRHVLEGRSLAHTALVAHAGKGSSVVQMDGLFKIAMKGKAPAAVILRNPDPVFVSALLVMEIPSVYNVDEEFYSYVRDGDSVVVDADGGTITVERR